One Stratiformator vulcanicus genomic window, GCCTACGGCATCACTGGGTGCCGACTCGTGGATTGTTCACCCAGTCCGAATCGACCGTGGAAACCGGCAGTTCCCACGTATTAACGCGGGCTGACCGATGAACGGACGCGGAATAATTCCGCAGAACCGCTTGCGCAAGAAGTTCGCAGTTAGCGAAGCTCTTCGAAAGATTTTGAACCGACGACTCGCTGAGCCATCGACTGACCGAAAGATGGGTCGCCGCTCAGAGTCCGGTCGGTCTCACAATCGCCGAAGCCGGAAAGTCCCGAGCACACGCCCGACAGAGAGCAGTTCGGAGAGTCAATCGGTTACCGCAGTATCCGATTAACGCGCAAGTGAACTGCCATGAATCAGCCCTATGTTAGTTTTCACAGCGGACCTGTCAATCGGATTCGCATGGTTTCACAGATTCGGTGAGACAATTGGACCAGATACCGATCGCGCTTTACCCGGTCGCGCAACGTGTTTTTTTAGCTCGGCCGCATGATTTGCGATCGCTTTTGAGCCGTTTCAACGCTTGAGCCGCTGCCTCAGCCGAGCGAGAGTTTCGCCCCGCTACTCGATTCGCGTCGTGTCGATTTCGTCGAGCAGTACGATCGCCCGGCGGTTCATAAACTCGCTCGGATCATCACGGAATGCGGACCGGGTCTTCGCACCGGCAAAAAGGTACAGCACTTCATCGTAGAACGCGGCGTGTTCAACACTGCCGGGAACCGCTTTGCCGGTCGTGAAGTAAATGACCGGATCACAGCCGAGCAGCCGCGGTGCATATTGCTCCGGACCTTCACGAAACCGAGACGCCGCTCGAGCCGACACGCAGAAGTAACTGATGCCCTGATGTTCGACCGAGAAACGCTTTGAACCGCGGGTCCATTGTCTCGATCCATGCAGCGTGACCGGGCAAAAACCCCGCAATCCCAACAGTTGTGATTGCTTGCCCCGACCATCGCGGACGGTCGGCTGACGTCGCCCGGGTGTGCGGCCGCGCGCGATCGATTCGTCGGGTTCGTTTGCGCCGACGTCTGGTTTTTTCGTTCTCGCAAAATAATCATCGATCGCGGTGACACGGCGAACGTAATCCCGCTTATCGCGAAAGCCGTTCATCATCCCCAAGACATGTCCGTCCGGAGCGACGAACACGTCAGCCGGGATCGAACTGACTCCGAAGCGAGACGCAAGGTCGCGGTTGTGATCGGAATTCAATTGAACACCGACGACACTTTGACCGACAATGCGAGTCACCTCGTCGGTGTGCAGGACCTCGCGTTCCATCCGCTTACAGGGCACGCACCAATCGGCATAAAAGTGGACTAGCAGTGGCTTTTGATCGCGCTTCGCGATCTGCAGTGCGGTGTCGAAGTCACGTTGCCAATATTTGCCGACGCCGCCGCCGAGGACGAAACTCGCTCCCACGCCGAACAACAGAGCGACGGCGCTGACGGCGAAAACCGGCGCGACTGAGCGATTGTGAGCAGATGTTTGATGCGACACGAAAACCTCGGGGGAAGGAAAGGTCCCTTCTCCCGTATCGGTCCGCGCGCCATGCTTCCGCCGTTCAGGTTTGAATCGAGCCTTAGATCGAGAGCAACCCGGCTTCGATCATTCCGACCGAATCGATCGCATCGATTACGAAAGCAGCCGAACACCTGACATCAAAACTCGTCTTCAAGCCCCGTCAGTCGGACGGACAGTTCGAGCGTTTCATTCTCCCTTATGACGGTAACGTCGACGACGTCCCCCTCGCTCTTGGAATCGAGAATCCGATAGACGTCGTTGGTATTGGCGACAGCCTGGTCATCGATTCCAATAATC contains:
- a CDS encoding thioredoxin family protein yields the protein MSHQTSAHNRSVAPVFAVSAVALLFGVGASFVLGGGVGKYWQRDFDTALQIAKRDQKPLLVHFYADWCVPCKRMEREVLHTDEVTRIVGQSVVGVQLNSDHNRDLASRFGVSSIPADVFVAPDGHVLGMMNGFRDKRDYVRRVTAIDDYFARTKKPDVGANEPDESIARGRTPGRRQPTVRDGRGKQSQLLGLRGFCPVTLHGSRQWTRGSKRFSVEHQGISYFCVSARAASRFREGPEQYAPRLLGCDPVIYFTTGKAVPGSVEHAAFYDEVLYLFAGAKTRSAFRDDPSEFMNRRAIVLLDEIDTTRIE